The following are encoded in a window of Arctopsyche grandis isolate Sample6627 chromosome 4, ASM5162203v2, whole genome shotgun sequence genomic DNA:
- the LOC143910234 gene encoding glycerate kinase, translated as MCDKVSRILKEIFLKCVSSVQIPSLIRNNINYDKTTEVLKVYNFPHNLANKDVYLVGAGKAVFQMAIEIERILNCKLKHGIISIPKGVLNKSCVSSSSVIEFYEGAENNLPDAKAEYTTNKIINLVKNLDEKSVLLVLLSGGGSALLPAPLHPITLQEKGDFIKKLANTGADIIELNTVRKCLSSVKGGKLSLMSYPASVVTLMLSDIIGNRPEFIASGPTFENDDDSSKALDIIKKYSLETSLPQSIKQVLNNTTVEKYPPDIDVSNYVIGNNTMAIQAGNDEASNLGYHTLVLSDSIHGDVETLSYQYCRLVCTIIFLLLDSINTDVAEKTLKTLNQISLCDDDIQKIKALKLNPDSKGVFLIAGGEPTVSVKGTGKGGRSQELALRFSSNFNFEKKQMSLLNNYDVHMLCAGTDGIDGPTDAAGAIGYSHLISDALDQNLCAETYLANNDTYNFYRKFCNEKFHVKTGHTNTNVMDIHMIIITPKKLTRVSVS; from the coding sequence ATGTGTGATAAAGTGTCAagaattttaaaagaaattttcttaaaatgtgTGTCTTCAGTACAAATACCGAGTCTAATTAGAAATAACATTAATTATGACAAAACTACAGAAGTTTTGAAGGTATATAACTTTCCCCATAACCTCGCCAATAAAGATGTTTATTTAGTGGGGGCTGGAAAAGCAGTGTTTCAAATGGCGATAGAAATAGAAAGAATACTAAATTGCAAATTAAAGCATGGAATTATAAGTATTCCTAAGGGTGTTTTGAATAAATCGTGTGTTTCGTCATCCTCTGTGATAGAGTTTTACGAAGGTGCTGAGAATAATCTACCAGATGCAAAAGCAGAGTATACaaccaataaaataattaatctggTTAAAAATTTAGATGAAAAATCAGTTTTACTAGTCTTATTATCCGGAGGAGGTTCTGCTCTTCTTCCTGCTCCTTTACACCCTATAACTCTTCAAGAGAAAGGTGATTTCATCAAGAAACTAGCAAATACTGGTGCCGACataattgaattgaatactGTAAGAAAATGTCTATCTTCTGTAAAGGGCGGAAAATTATCATTGATGAGTTATCCTGCTAGTGTTGTTACTTTGATGCTTTCTGATATAATTGGAAACCGTCCTGAATTCATTGCTAGTGGTCCAACTTTTGAAAATGACGATGATTCATCGAAAGCTTTGgatataatcaaaaaatattctttggAAACTAGCTTGCCCCAATCTATCAAACAAGTATTGAACAATACGACGGTTGAAAAATATCCACCAGACATTGATGTGAGTAATTATGTAATTGGTAACAATACAATGGCTATACAGGCTGGTAACGATGAAGCTTCCAATTTAGGATACCATACATTAGTTTTGAGTGATAGTATTCATGGAGATGTTGAAACATTGAGTTATCAATATTGCCGTTTAGTATGTACAATAATTTTTCTTCTACTTGATTCGATTAACACAGATGTTGCTGAAAAGACTTTGAAAACTTTAAATCAAATATCATTGTGTGATGATGATATACAGAAAATAAAGGCTTTGAAACTCAATCCAGATAGTAAAGGAGTTTTCTTAATCGCCGGAGGTGAACCAACGGTTAGCGTTAAAGGAACGGGCAAAGGAGGAAGGAGCCAAGAATTAGCCCTTAGATTTTCttcgaattttaattttgagaaAAAGCAGATGAGTCTATTAAACAATTATGATGTTCATATGCTGTGTGCCGGTACGGATGGTATCGATGGACCTACCGATGCCGCTGGCGCGATTGGTTACAGCCATTTGATATCCGATGCATTGGATCAAAACTTGTGTGCTGAAACATATTTGGCTAATAACGATACATATAATTTCTACCGAAAGTTTTGCAATGAAAAATTCCATGTAAAAACTGGCCACACTAATACGAATGTTATGGACATTCATATGATAATAATTACACCTAAGAAATTGACTCGAGTTTCTGTATCCTAA
- the Slh gene encoding sec1 family domain containing Slh translates to MASLKERQISALKQMLNLNQTPSKSAASEPTWKVLVFDRVGQDIISPLVSVKELRELGVTLHVQLHSDRDPIPEVPAVYFCAPSEENLGRISQDLENGIYDQYHLNFISPISRQKLEDLAASALHSNCVANIQKVYDQYLNFICLEDDMFILKHQQSDSLSYYAINRGDTKDTEMESIMDNVVDSLFSLFVTLGNVPIIRSAKGNAAEMIAKKLDKKLRENLWDSRNNLFHGNTGQTGAFGFSRPLLIVLDRNMDMAIPLHHTWTYQALTHDVLDLSLNRVLVNEGPSAAGIKTKPRSCDLDAKDKFWLDHKGSPFPTVAEAIQEELEKYRSSEEDVKKLKSSMGLDNDSDFALSMVSDNTQRLTNAVNSLPQLMEKKRLIDMHTSIATGILESIKSRRLDSFFELEEKIMSKTAVESKTVLDIISDPTAGSTDDKMRLFIIYYICTPHISEQEYIKFETALTNAGCDMSAMNYIKRWKGYTRMSGQYEGGGTKTVSMFSKLMSQGSSFVMEGVKNLVVKRHNLPVTRAVDAAMAGGSGGTNTNLSGSNSGRSGGTEGDLLWFDPRLLRPNDAPVAPRTTPFQEAVVFIVGGGNYIEYQNLVDYAKQKSANSNIRIIYGSSTLTNASQFLKQLSLLGQELQ, encoded by the exons ATGGCTTCGTTAAAAGAACGTCAAATTA gtGCACTGAAGCAAATGCTAAATCTCAATCAGACACCTAGCAAAAGTGCAGCAAGCGAACCTACCTGGAAAGTTTTAGTGTTCGATAGAGTCGGACAAGACATAATATCACCATTAGTATCGGTGAAAGAACTCAGAGAATTAGGCGTAACACTACACGT CCAACTTCATTCCGATCGCGATCCCATACCTGAAGTACCAGCTGTGTATTTTTGCGCTCCCAGCGAAGAGAACCTCGGCAGGATCAGTCAGGATTTGGAGAATGGCATCTACGATCAGTACCATTTGAATTTCATATCACCAATATCGCGACAAAAACTCGAAGATTTGGCTGCCTCAGCACTTCATTCCAATTGTGTTGCTAACATTCAGAAAGTTTATgatcaatatttgaatttcatatgTTTGGAAGATGATATGTTTATTTTGAAACATCAACAGTCTGATTCACTGTCTTACTATG CTATTAACCGTGGTGATACTAAAGACACTGAAATGGAAAGCATAATGGACAATGTTGTTGACAGTTTGTTTTCATTGTTCGTTACATTAG gtaaTGTACCTATAATTCGGAGCGCCAAAGGAAACGCTGCCGAGATGATAGCTAAAAAGTTAGATAAAAAATTACGCGAAAACCTGTGGGATAGCAGGAACAATCTTTTCCACGGTAACACGGGTCAAACTGGTGCTTTTGGATTTTCTAGACCACTTTTAATAGTGTTGGATAGAAACATGGATATGGCAATACCTTTACATCATACTTGGACATACCAAGCACTGACACATGATGTTCTTGATCTATCTTTAAATCG agTGCTAGTTAATGAGGGTCCATCTGCTGCTGGAATCAAAACTAAACCAAGATCGTGCGATTTAGATGCGAAAGATAAATTTTGGTTAGATCATAAAGGTAGCCCATTTCCTACCGTTGCCGAAGCTATTCAAGAAGAACTAGAAAAATATAG GTCATCTGAGGAAGATGTTAAAAAACTTAAAAGTTCAATGGGGCTCGACAATGATAGTGATTTTGCTTTAAGTATGGTAAGCGATAATACCCAACGGTTAACCAATGCAGTCAACTCATTACCACAATTGATGGAAAAGAAAAGACTCATAGATATGCACACTAGCATCGCCACTG GCATATTAGAAAGTATAAAGTCACGCAGACTAGATTCTTTCTTTGAGCTGGAAGAGAAAATTATGAGCAAGACGGCAGTTGAAAGCAAAACAGTGCTGGATATCATCAGCGATCCGACGGCTGGTTCGACTGATGATAAAATGAGACTTTTcataatatactacatatgcaCTCCTCATATAAGCGAACAAGAGTACATCAAATTCGAAACAGCTTTAACAAATGCAGGATGTGACATGTCTGCGATGAATTACATCAAACGATGGAA aggCTATACGAGAATGTCTGGTCAATATGAAGGTGGTGGTACGAAAACTGTCTCTATGTTTTCCAAATTGATGTCTCAAGGGTCATCGTTCGTCATGGAAGGTGTAAAAAATTTAGTAGTTAAACGACAT AATCTCCCAGTCACCCGTGCTGTAGATGCTGCAATGGCTGGCGGCTCAGGTGGAACAAATACCAATTTGTCTGGAAGCAATAGTGGAAGATCTGGTGGCACTGAGGGAGATCTCCTTTGGTTTGATCCTCGTTTATTGAGACCAAATGATGCGCCAGTAGCTCCTAGGACTACACCTTTTCAAGAAGCCGTTGTATTCATCGTGGGTGGAGGCAACTATATCGAATATCAAAACCTCGTAGACTATGCTAAA caAAAGTCAGCCAATAGTAACATCCGGATCATATATGGTTCATCGACTTTGACAAATGCCTCACAATTTCTGAAACAACTTTCATTATTAGGACAAGAATTACAATAG